In the Leptospira limi genome, one interval contains:
- a CDS encoding ABC transporter substrate-binding protein: protein METTLIFRRINYVLFILVFILPFQSLFALEKITLHLKWFHQFQFAGYYAAYEKGFYKDVGLDVELLESTVGIRGIHEKVVKTTGQYGVGSNELLLHRHMGKPVVVLGVIFQHSPSVLFFKKSSNVQSIHDLVGKRVMLTPWMEEIVAYLKKEGINPSDLQLLEHRFNPRDLIEGRVDAYSGYATTQAFDFKKAGFPVIAYSPRLAGIDFYGDNFFTSEEEIEKYPNRVKAFREATLLGWQYAMSHQEEIAELIYNKYSKKNPKERLLFEAQQMTTLIQPVLVEMGYMNPGRWKHINDIYNELGMLPKNISLKGFLYDPNPPTNYDWLYYTFFVVLIGVGVIWLIQWRRLNKQYSENLKNQVKQRTEELRQSNESLQILNQSLVHTLKELTEAQDRLLASEKLAVLGQLAAGMAHELNTPLGAIVSSNFSLSDFLKNKLQTVISTIINFNEEDTIRYQIVLKVSLENQVYLEGKSERSLKKELHSKFSHLEKMELYGDHMQLVIETGLFRKLDQIEYILGSERSLDILRSVASINSAHRCNQIISVASEKATHVIRALKNYLVSEKETTSNESVIDLESEIETILSLYHYNLSNITVVKSYLSGLKCIGNRDKLNQVWINLINNALHAMSFNGTLEIKIIPIQNWIKVSIIDSGVGVPEHIKDKIFDPFFTTKPNGEGMGLGLDICKKMIIQMGGNIELEPSNRGACFSVWLPKANH from the coding sequence ATGGAAACGACTTTGATTTTTCGCAGAATTAACTATGTCTTATTCATTTTAGTTTTTATACTACCATTTCAATCACTGTTTGCTTTAGAAAAAATTACATTACATCTCAAATGGTTCCATCAGTTTCAATTTGCTGGATATTATGCTGCGTATGAAAAGGGTTTCTACAAAGATGTAGGATTGGATGTAGAACTTTTGGAAAGTACGGTTGGGATTAGAGGCATTCATGAAAAAGTTGTTAAAACAACTGGTCAATACGGTGTTGGAAGTAATGAATTATTATTACACCGACATATGGGGAAACCCGTTGTTGTCTTAGGAGTTATTTTCCAACATTCTCCATCAGTTTTGTTTTTTAAAAAATCTTCAAATGTTCAGAGCATTCATGATTTAGTTGGCAAACGCGTTATGTTAACTCCTTGGATGGAAGAAATTGTAGCCTATCTTAAGAAAGAAGGAATAAATCCATCTGATCTTCAATTATTGGAACATCGTTTTAATCCAAGAGATTTAATTGAAGGTAGAGTAGATGCTTATTCAGGATATGCAACAACACAAGCTTTTGATTTTAAAAAAGCTGGATTTCCTGTCATTGCTTATTCTCCAAGATTAGCGGGGATTGATTTTTATGGTGATAATTTTTTTACAAGCGAAGAAGAGATAGAAAAATATCCTAATAGAGTGAAAGCTTTTCGCGAAGCAACATTACTTGGTTGGCAATATGCAATGAGTCACCAAGAAGAAATTGCTGAACTTATTTATAATAAATATTCCAAAAAAAATCCAAAAGAACGTCTCCTATTTGAAGCTCAGCAAATGACGACGTTGATACAACCTGTACTTGTTGAAATGGGCTATATGAATCCGGGTAGATGGAAACATATCAATGATATATATAACGAACTTGGAATGTTGCCTAAAAACATTAGCTTAAAAGGATTTTTGTATGATCCAAATCCTCCTACCAATTATGATTGGCTTTATTATACTTTTTTTGTAGTCTTAATTGGTGTCGGTGTTATTTGGCTAATTCAATGGAGAAGGTTAAATAAACAATACTCGGAAAATTTAAAAAATCAAGTCAAACAAAGAACAGAAGAATTAAGGCAATCGAATGAAAGTTTGCAAATATTAAATCAAAGTTTGGTACATACTTTAAAGGAACTTACCGAAGCACAAGACCGACTACTTGCATCAGAAAAATTAGCCGTTCTCGGTCAATTGGCAGCAGGCATGGCTCATGAATTAAATACTCCTTTAGGAGCCATTGTTTCATCTAATTTTTCACTTTCTGATTTTCTAAAGAATAAATTACAAACAGTAATCTCAACGATTATTAATTTTAATGAAGAAGATACTATACGTTATCAAATAGTTCTAAAAGTAAGTTTGGAAAATCAAGTATATTTGGAAGGTAAATCCGAAAGATCGTTAAAAAAAGAGTTACATTCAAAGTTTTCTCATTTAGAAAAAATGGAATTGTACGGTGATCATATGCAACTAGTCATTGAAACTGGTCTGTTCCGAAAGTTAGATCAGATTGAATATATATTGGGTAGTGAACGATCACTTGATATTCTTCGTTCAGTGGCGAGTATCAATTCAGCACATCGATGTAATCAAATCATATCAGTGGCTTCTGAAAAAGCAACTCACGTTATCCGTGCCTTAAAGAATTACTTAGTCTCTGAAAAAGAAACGACTAGCAATGAATCGGTGATTGATTTAGAATCTGAAATCGAAACTATCTTGTCACTTTATCATTATAATTTGAGTAATATAACGGTGGTTAAGAGTTATTTATCTGGTCTGAAATGTATAGGAAACCGAGATAAGCTAAACCAAGTTTGGATTAATTTGATCAATAACGCTTTACATGCAATGTCTTTTAATGGCACATTAGAAATTAAGATAATCCCCATTCAAAATTGGATCAAAGTGTCCATTATTGATTCCGGTGTTGGAGTTCCAGAGCATATCAAAGATAAGATTTTTGATCCATTTTTTACAACGAAACCAAATGGGGAAGGGATGGGGCTTGGATTGGACATTTGTAAAAAAATGATCATACAAATGGGCGGAAACATTGAATTGGAACCAAGTAATCGAGGTGCATGTTTTTCTGTATGGTTACCAAAAGCAAATCACTAA
- a CDS encoding DNA alkylation repair protein, whose translation MEPLKEIYSTHWIQNLSFVVSKVDPKIKSYDFQKKIQETPWKNYELKQRINRIADTFLHYWNHPLDKIEPKLLELIKLLRQQGVSDFNFPYIFVNDIVVKTGIDDFKSSMRILEKTTIFSSAEFAIRFYYINHFEKTVKQMENWSKHKEPFVRRLASEGSRPILPWGIGIPAIKEKPEIHLNILENLWSDENEIVRRSVSNHLNDISKFQPDIVIDFCKNKFGVSESLDKNLKHALRGLLKKADARALSYFQYDTKWMPKDFKLSLRKNKIKFGDSLDFQFSFLNPSTKNIKIRIEYKIGFLLANGKVGYKIFQLGEKTLKPKEFFQYDKKHSFKPITTRVYYPGKHEISIVINGNECKTSQFELLKG comes from the coding sequence ATGGAACCATTAAAAGAAATTTATTCGACTCATTGGATTCAAAATTTAAGTTTTGTCGTTTCTAAAGTCGATCCAAAGATTAAGTCATATGATTTCCAAAAAAAAATCCAGGAAACTCCATGGAAAAACTATGAATTAAAGCAGAGAATCAATCGTATAGCAGATACATTTTTGCATTATTGGAATCATCCATTAGATAAAATTGAACCAAAACTTTTGGAATTAATCAAATTATTAAGACAACAAGGTGTCAGTGATTTTAATTTTCCATATATTTTTGTAAACGATATTGTTGTAAAAACTGGAATTGATGATTTTAAATCTTCTATGAGAATATTAGAAAAGACGACTATATTTTCAAGTGCCGAGTTCGCGATTCGATTTTATTACATCAATCATTTTGAAAAAACTGTGAAACAAATGGAGAACTGGTCAAAACACAAAGAACCTTTTGTTAGAAGATTAGCAAGTGAAGGCAGTAGGCCCATCTTACCTTGGGGTATTGGAATTCCTGCAATCAAAGAAAAACCTGAAATTCATTTGAATATCTTGGAAAACTTATGGAGTGATGAAAATGAAATTGTCCGAAGGAGTGTATCCAACCATCTGAATGATATTTCAAAATTTCAACCAGATATCGTCATTGATTTTTGTAAAAATAAGTTTGGAGTTTCAGAAAGTTTAGATAAAAATTTGAAACATGCATTGCGAGGATTGCTCAAAAAAGCCGATGCTCGTGCCTTGTCTTATTTTCAATATGATACAAAGTGGATGCCTAAAGATTTTAAGTTATCTCTAAGAAAGAATAAAATTAAATTTGGAGATTCATTGGATTTTCAATTCAGTTTTTTGAATCCATCCACAAAGAATATTAAAATTAGGATCGAATATAAAATAGGATTTTTGTTAGCTAATGGAAAAGTTGGATACAAGATATTTCAGTTAGGTGAAAAAACTTTGAAGCCAAAAGAATTCTTTCAATACGATAAAAAACATTCTTTTAAACCGATTACAACTAGAGTGTATTATCCAGGTAAACATGAGATCTCAATTGTGATCAATGGGAATGAATGTAAAACTTCTCAATTTGAATTGTTAAAAGGTTAG
- a CDS encoding alpha/beta hydrolase family esterase gives MKHFKVGIFCLVTLFSCMGYFYKLKPNEKNDYFQLNGVKRTYFVHYPKNWNGLPIPMLVALHGRFGTGLAMMKQTKLNEIADSKGFIVVFPDGYKRSWADGRGSSPADEASINDVIFIESIVKRMISEGSVDERYVYLVGHSNGGFMAQRLAIEKSELWRGVMSVAAQISVGLLKSKQKHNTTPVSVAIMAGTEDPLVPYNGGYVKDGKEILSVTDSILRWKEWNHCEDTITKNTKDFVEDGNNLQIQFERFTNCSNKKIVELIRLNGLGHSWPGETTMIPFINQGKKTKVVDASLLVWEFMESLK, from the coding sequence ATGAAACATTTTAAAGTAGGAATCTTTTGTCTTGTTACATTATTTTCTTGTATGGGTTACTTTTATAAATTAAAACCCAATGAAAAAAATGATTATTTTCAACTGAATGGAGTGAAACGTACATACTTTGTACATTACCCAAAAAATTGGAATGGCTTGCCTATACCGATGTTAGTTGCACTTCATGGTAGATTTGGTACTGGGCTTGCAATGATGAAACAAACCAAATTGAATGAGATTGCCGATTCAAAAGGTTTTATCGTAGTGTTTCCAGATGGTTACAAAAGGAGTTGGGCTGATGGAAGAGGTAGTTCTCCTGCTGATGAGGCTTCAATCAATGATGTTATATTTATAGAATCGATTGTGAAACGTATGATTTCTGAAGGATCGGTTGACGAACGTTATGTGTATTTGGTTGGACATTCCAATGGTGGATTTATGGCCCAAAGATTGGCGATTGAAAAATCTGAACTTTGGAGAGGGGTCATGAGTGTGGCCGCTCAAATTTCAGTTGGTCTACTGAAATCAAAACAGAAACATAACACGACGCCAGTCTCTGTAGCGATTATGGCGGGCACTGAAGATCCATTGGTTCCTTATAATGGTGGTTACGTAAAAGACGGAAAAGAAATTCTATCAGTTACAGATAGCATCCTTAGATGGAAGGAATGGAATCATTGCGAAGATACTATTACAAAAAATACCAAAGATTTTGTAGAAGATGGCAACAATCTTCAGATTCAATTTGAAAGGTTTACTAATTGTTCAAATAAGAAAATTGTGGAATTGATTCGATTGAATGGTCTTGGTCACAGTTGGCCAGGTGAAACCACAATGATTCCGTTTATCAACCAGGGAAAAAAGACTAAGGTAGTCGATGCTTCCTTGTTAGTTTGGGAATTTATGGAAAGTTTAAAATGA
- a CDS encoding SDR family oxidoreductase, translated as MKKVAVVTGASRGIGLAITKVLLGMDFIVYGICRHPEQCQELHEDFHLIKGDLSDPNTIPKILNLLPAKDHISLLIHSAGIAYFGPVEELSPEKIVEMVQVDLTSPMILTSALTRNLKKNEGRIIFIGSISGNEVSPWGNVYGSLKAGIHQYARLLFDELRKYSVKVHLVIPDITKTDFYNHLNIEPDQDPKSYLLPDQIADVVKHLILDQSGFVVPEIVVRPEIFKIKRKKFSL; from the coding sequence ATGAAAAAGGTTGCGGTTGTAACAGGAGCATCACGTGGCATAGGACTTGCTATCACAAAGGTTTTGCTCGGAATGGATTTCATTGTATATGGAATTTGTAGGCATCCAGAACAATGCCAAGAGTTACACGAAGATTTCCATTTAATTAAAGGTGATTTAAGTGATCCAAATACCATACCCAAGATCTTAAATTTACTACCTGCTAAAGATCATATTTCTTTATTAATCCATAGTGCAGGGATTGCATACTTTGGTCCCGTGGAAGAATTATCTCCTGAAAAAATAGTAGAAATGGTGCAAGTTGATTTAACTTCACCTATGATCTTAACAAGTGCTCTCACTCGTAATTTGAAAAAAAATGAAGGTAGGATAATCTTCATTGGTTCAATTTCGGGGAATGAAGTATCTCCTTGGGGGAATGTTTATGGTTCACTAAAAGCTGGAATCCACCAATATGCTCGGTTATTATTTGATGAACTTCGCAAATATTCAGTGAAGGTACACTTGGTAATACCTGATATTACAAAAACAGATTTTTATAATCATTTGAATATAGAACCAGATCAAGATCCAAAGTCATATTTGTTACCAGACCAAATTGCTGATGTGGTAAAACATTTAATATTGGATCAATCTGGATTTGTAGTTCCTGAAATTGTTGTTAGGCCTGAAATATTTAAAATTAAAAGAAAAAAATTCAGTTTATAA
- a CDS encoding Crp/Fnr family transcriptional regulator has product MGLKESLAKLSMINIKRGEVLFKEGVPSNGAMFFLFEGQLDIYKQIEGKHTKLRSILPGEFFGEMAIINNSPRAASIVVVSESAKLGIINRTTFVQMSQESPEFLFLLLKKVIERLYETDGKIRAIKRKQDEDSMIAKVAPAVSNTGSDSDGENLGTVPLETFTDDAQSIGE; this is encoded by the coding sequence ATGGGACTTAAAGAATCTCTAGCCAAACTCAGTATGATCAATATCAAAAGAGGAGAAGTCCTTTTTAAGGAAGGAGTTCCTTCTAATGGAGCTATGTTCTTTTTGTTTGAAGGCCAGTTAGACATTTATAAACAAATAGAAGGCAAACATACTAAATTAAGAAGTATATTGCCTGGCGAATTTTTTGGAGAAATGGCAATCATCAACAATAGCCCAAGAGCAGCATCTATTGTTGTGGTATCTGAATCGGCAAAACTTGGTATCATCAATCGAACTACTTTTGTACAAATGAGCCAGGAAAGTCCTGAATTTTTATTCTTATTACTAAAAAAAGTAATCGAAAGATTATATGAAACGGATGGAAAAATCAGAGCGATCAAAAGAAAACAAGATGAAGACTCAATGATTGCCAAAGTTGCACCTGCTGTCTCCAATACTGGTTCTGATTCCGATGGAGAGAATCTAGGTACAGTACCTTTGGAAACATTTACAGATGATGCACAATCAATCGGTGAATGA
- a CDS encoding Crp/Fnr family transcriptional regulator — translation MSIPKKDNRINIFDFVNTVPTKTFKRGEIIVREGDPSNEKMYFILSGTLSVGMGAPDQGNFHEVRKLSTGEFFGEIALISAHPRAMTVFIESDRAQLGILDKQNLIRIANSNPMFVYALLQTYVERLIEAEQKLKDLTEASDGT, via the coding sequence ATGTCCATTCCCAAAAAAGATAATCGTATCAATATATTCGACTTTGTTAATACGGTCCCAACTAAGACATTCAAACGAGGTGAGATCATCGTAAGAGAAGGTGATCCATCAAATGAAAAAATGTATTTTATATTGAGTGGAACATTGTCAGTAGGAATGGGTGCACCTGACCAAGGAAATTTCCATGAAGTGAGAAAACTTTCCACAGGAGAGTTTTTTGGAGAGATTGCACTGATCTCTGCACATCCCAGAGCAATGACAGTATTCATCGAATCAGATAGAGCACAGTTAGGAATTCTTGATAAACAAAATCTAATTCGAATTGCAAATTCAAATCCTATGTTCGTCTACGCATTATTACAAACTTATGTAGAACGTCTTATTGAAGCCGAACAAAAGTTAAAAGATCTAACCGAGGCGAGTGATGGGACTTAA
- a CDS encoding ankyrin repeat domain-containing protein, which yields MKSKLILIFFFLIQSFQPILLAEETLPTSTEVSPSFDMVQIILKGNQKELENAVTNGGDINASDDSGKSLLILAVEKNRSKQFEFLLNQGADLNKRDLSGKTLLHYVVTSKFTNQIKTLVEKGADLNAYDADGNTALHVAILKSNLAVQKLLVESKADVNLRNNPRKSPIYLAFEKGKIDSINFLLQNGADINLPDLTGRTPIFVAIEQRNIKLLTLALDANANPNAEDTKSIRPIVFAIEKGFTAGVESLLNRGADVQSKTPEGESLLFYSVEKRNLVVTNLLIKKGLNVDSKNTNGKTLFEIALTKNDTNLLKLALDAGANPNQILSMNKNPLEEAIESSKWSIAELLIEKNAEIQTPNLSGYLPIHLASRKQGIKVVDLLLKKGVPVDIVNAKTNETALSLALDNKQLNIAKLLLSKKANPNHQLKDGVGLIFSTIERKDAEAFKLLVSSGANLLILNDEDENLITTVCKLEVDKKEQKFVDETLKLLISKGVNPNAKNKRGLSALHIALNRNRIETMSTLLTMGADPNLTDNNGFSLLHKAIQKFLNAKDTNQIELYKKLVLFLVEKRANLNQQDKLGKTILSELAIQFDPGKSDPILELAKVLVLNGGDPKLKDKNGKSALDYADEKKNPQLLEIYRGL from the coding sequence ATGAAATCTAAATTAATTCTAATTTTCTTTTTTCTGATTCAATCGTTTCAACCAATTTTGTTAGCGGAAGAAACTTTGCCTACTTCAACAGAAGTTTCACCAAGTTTTGATATGGTGCAAATCATATTAAAGGGAAATCAAAAGGAATTAGAAAATGCCGTAACAAATGGAGGAGATATCAATGCTTCAGATGATTCCGGAAAATCACTCCTCATTTTAGCTGTTGAAAAAAATCGATCAAAACAATTTGAGTTTTTATTAAACCAGGGAGCTGATTTAAACAAACGTGATCTATCTGGCAAAACATTATTACATTATGTTGTTACATCCAAATTCACGAACCAAATCAAAACATTAGTCGAGAAAGGTGCAGATCTAAATGCTTATGATGCTGATGGAAATACTGCCCTACATGTTGCGATCTTAAAATCAAACTTAGCTGTTCAGAAGTTACTTGTGGAAAGTAAAGCAGATGTGAATCTCAGAAACAATCCACGAAAATCTCCTATCTATTTGGCATTTGAAAAAGGAAAAATAGATTCTATCAACTTCCTATTACAAAATGGTGCTGATATCAATTTACCTGATTTAACAGGTCGAACACCCATTTTTGTAGCAATTGAACAAAGAAACATAAAACTACTTACTCTTGCTTTAGATGCAAATGCCAATCCAAATGCGGAAGATACAAAGTCTATTCGGCCCATCGTATTTGCGATCGAAAAAGGATTCACAGCGGGAGTAGAATCCTTATTAAACCGAGGAGCAGATGTCCAATCCAAAACACCTGAAGGTGAATCATTATTATTTTATTCGGTTGAAAAAAGAAACCTAGTTGTAACGAATTTATTAATCAAAAAAGGACTCAATGTTGACTCTAAAAACACAAATGGAAAAACATTGTTTGAAATTGCGTTAACCAAAAACGATACTAACTTATTAAAATTGGCGTTAGATGCTGGTGCAAATCCAAATCAAATACTATCAATGAATAAAAACCCTTTGGAAGAAGCAATCGAAAGTTCCAAATGGTCTATTGCTGAACTATTGATTGAAAAAAATGCAGAGATTCAAACACCCAATCTTTCTGGTTACTTACCCATCCATTTAGCTTCCAGAAAACAGGGAATCAAAGTTGTAGACCTCCTCTTAAAAAAAGGAGTTCCCGTTGATATCGTAAATGCAAAAACAAATGAAACTGCATTGTCACTTGCATTAGATAACAAACAATTAAATATCGCCAAACTCCTATTATCGAAGAAAGCTAACCCAAATCATCAACTGAAAGATGGAGTTGGATTAATCTTTTCTACGATTGAAAGAAAGGATGCCGAAGCATTTAAACTACTCGTATCCAGTGGTGCAAATTTATTAATACTAAATGATGAGGATGAAAATCTAATCACTACGGTTTGTAAATTAGAGGTTGATAAAAAAGAACAAAAGTTTGTTGATGAGACTCTTAAATTATTGATTAGTAAGGGTGTAAACCCAAATGCAAAAAACAAACGAGGATTAAGCGCTCTTCACATAGCACTCAATCGTAATCGAATCGAAACCATGTCAACTTTGTTAACCATGGGAGCAGATCCTAATCTAACAGACAATAATGGATTTTCGCTTTTACACAAAGCGATTCAAAAGTTTTTAAATGCAAAAGATACCAACCAAATTGAACTATATAAAAAGTTAGTACTATTCCTAGTAGAAAAACGAGCGAACCTCAACCAACAAGATAAATTAGGGAAAACTATACTTTCCGAACTGGCAATTCAATTTGATCCTGGTAAAAGTGATCCCATTTTGGAATTGGCAAAAGTATTGGTTCTAAATGGCGGAGATCCTAAGCTAAAAGATAAAAATGGTAAGTCTGCATTGGATTATGCAGATGAGAAAAAAAATCCACAACTCTTAGAAATTTATCGCGGTCTTTAA
- a CDS encoding peptidoglycan DD-metalloendopeptidase family protein: MKNRNVILFTFLFALCNISLWSQTQLEDRDKQRQSGLIKTNQKKQEEILQKYNDFVSKVQSRFPGLKISSSPIDLKLAEGISDHNNAPGATDKKSKSVSAIASDHFYLQLEPNKQPNARSQIKVKKGDTLEVVLVLKQDVTEKKEGSHWVLVRTKSKQEGYTTQDLLQPTKPAVKSRNTEGFSLDVSSIPTRITTESASTSYTDSKKGKEMWVNASSLNMRGEPDVNGYVIARLPKGIKVTIQSSTSNEETIDGISSNWHQVSSAYGNGWVFGGYLSNSEVVSYEVQPGEISFPQENPDDLKIGDKRFVRSTNLRMRDEPNEYGSVVTSIPGDEKLKILDTKKEIETIGGVRSKWIYVNWNDEWEGWVFGGFVSKERGPLVDTDDISKYFQIPVDNDRYVSSSFGTRVDPVTGKIGAFHSGIDLPAPVGTPIKAVSDGKVWRTITTSGGYGMLTIISHKNNIYTYYAHQSDRQVKEGDTVRSGDIIGLVGNTGKSTGPHLHFEVRKGPDQQALDPGAYLPK, translated from the coding sequence ATGAAAAATCGAAACGTAATTTTATTCACATTCTTATTTGCATTATGTAACATTTCTCTTTGGTCCCAAACACAATTAGAAGACCGTGACAAACAAAGACAGTCTGGGTTAATCAAAACCAATCAAAAAAAACAAGAGGAAATTCTGCAAAAGTATAACGATTTTGTTTCTAAAGTGCAGAGCAGATTCCCTGGCCTCAAAATTTCCTCTTCCCCCATTGATTTAAAATTAGCAGAAGGAATTTCTGACCACAATAATGCACCAGGAGCTACTGATAAAAAATCCAAATCTGTAAGTGCCATTGCTTCTGATCATTTTTATTTACAACTCGAGCCAAATAAACAGCCTAACGCACGTTCGCAAATTAAGGTAAAAAAAGGGGATACCCTCGAAGTAGTTTTAGTTTTAAAACAAGATGTAACAGAAAAAAAAGAAGGTTCTCATTGGGTTTTGGTTCGAACAAAATCAAAACAAGAAGGGTATACCACCCAAGACTTATTACAACCAACAAAACCAGCAGTAAAATCCAGAAATACTGAAGGATTCTCTTTAGATGTGTCTTCTATACCTACTAGAATCACAACTGAATCAGCTAGCACAAGTTATACTGACTCGAAAAAAGGTAAGGAAATGTGGGTAAACGCTAGTTCCTTAAATATGAGAGGAGAACCCGATGTGAATGGATATGTAATCGCGAGGTTACCAAAAGGAATCAAAGTCACCATACAAAGTTCCACATCCAATGAAGAAACGATCGACGGAATCTCTTCCAACTGGCACCAAGTATCTTCTGCTTATGGTAATGGTTGGGTCTTCGGTGGATACTTAAGTAACTCAGAAGTTGTCTCATATGAAGTTCAACCAGGCGAAATTTCATTTCCACAAGAAAATCCAGATGATTTAAAAATTGGAGACAAACGTTTTGTTAGATCTACAAATTTACGAATGAGAGACGAACCTAACGAATACGGTTCTGTCGTTACTTCAATCCCTGGTGATGAAAAACTTAAAATATTAGATACCAAGAAGGAAATCGAAACCATTGGTGGAGTAAGGTCTAAATGGATTTATGTAAATTGGAATGATGAGTGGGAAGGATGGGTCTTCGGTGGATTTGTTTCAAAAGAACGTGGTCCTCTAGTTGATACTGATGATATCTCAAAATACTTTCAGATTCCAGTAGATAATGACCGCTATGTGTCATCGAGTTTTGGAACACGCGTAGATCCAGTAACTGGAAAAATTGGTGCCTTCCATTCAGGAATTGATTTACCCGCTCCAGTGGGAACTCCAATCAAAGCTGTAAGTGATGGAAAAGTATGGCGAACTATTACAACTAGCGGTGGTTATGGGATGTTAACGATTATTAGCCATAAAAATAACATTTATACCTATTATGCACACCAAAGTGACAGGCAGGTAAAAGAAGGTGACACCGTCCGCTCTGGCGATATCATTGGTCTAGTAGGAAACACTGGAAAATCAACAGGTCCTCATCTACATTTTGAAGTTAGGAAAGGCCCAGACCAACAAGCATTGGATCCAGGAGCATATTTACCCAAATGA
- a CDS encoding helix-turn-helix transcriptional regulator, translating to METRTLRILFLVFYVISLIVWIIEEIYTLTKPPEYFDRFRVIIATIESFIAISSFLVVFILYKELKKEAVENKQAKTQIHDLKRTNRILKNPEIGFWAEAKAQMLEWNLTEAETEIAILLLRGFSQKQIAAVRKKSLRTIENQTASIYEKSSMRGKLEFISFFLTPLLPEED from the coding sequence ATGGAAACTCGCACGTTACGTATCCTATTTTTGGTTTTTTATGTGATTTCTTTAATTGTATGGATCATTGAAGAAATATACACTCTTACAAAACCACCTGAATACTTCGACCGATTTCGAGTCATCATAGCAACCATAGAATCATTCATTGCCATTTCTTCCTTCCTTGTTGTTTTTATTTTATACAAAGAACTCAAAAAAGAAGCTGTTGAAAATAAACAGGCAAAAACACAAATCCATGATTTAAAAAGAACCAATCGAATTTTAAAAAATCCTGAAATAGGATTTTGGGCGGAAGCAAAGGCCCAGATGTTAGAATGGAATTTAACAGAAGCAGAAACTGAGATTGCTATTCTTTTGTTAAGAGGTTTTTCCCAAAAACAAATTGCTGCTGTTAGGAAAAAAAGTCTGAGGACGATCGAAAACCAAACCGCGTCTATCTACGAAAAATCTTCTATGAGAGGGAAACTGGAATTTATTTCTTTCTTCCTTACTCCCCTTTTACCCGAAGAAGACTGA